One Bacillus sp. 1780r2a1 DNA segment encodes these proteins:
- a CDS encoding SMI1/KNR4 family protein, with protein MKIELLNAIDEELEMCPEAFGGTVNIEEVMQAEVELKVKLPEDFKMFLLKYGSGAVGEAIVLGLREAEFVATPSFVEKSLQFRNILPEGYENFIVIGVDSAGNPVGFNSPNTEIITFDFDFGGKEIIASSFEEYLEKALKEEINIHF; from the coding sequence ATGAAAATAGAATTGTTAAATGCAATTGATGAAGAGCTTGAAATGTGCCCAGAAGCATTTGGAGGGACTGTTAATATTGAGGAAGTAATGCAAGCTGAAGTTGAGCTAAAAGTGAAATTACCTGAGGACTTTAAAATGTTTCTTTTGAAGTATGGTTCAGGAGCAGTTGGTGAAGCTATTGTTTTAGGATTGAGAGAAGCAGAGTTTGTTGCTACACCATCATTTGTAGAGAAATCTCTACAGTTTAGAAATATTCTTCCTGAAGGGTATGAGAATTTTATTGTTATTGGAGTAGACAGTGCAGGGAATCCAGTAGGTTTTAATTCCCCTAATACAGAAATCATTACATTTGATTTTGATTTTGGTGGAAAAGAGATTATAGCAAGCAGTTTTGAAGAGTATTTAGAAAAGGCTCTTAAAGAAGAGATAAATATACATTTTTAA
- a CDS encoding HNH/ENDO VII family nuclease, translating to MVQHPVETAESIGEGVKAVWDDPKGVAKTIGNEIKDSWNEQVINGDAESRGHYFSYLTANVAMSIVGTKGADKLAKTTKLEQLSGAATKKLNEGAAAINVRTQSALQNLGLDNRLAYPGVGSVKGNGGYQFIECVDGGHGVGTKVRDEKVAEGTGKEYKNYKDVEYTGTTKVNGEVRDISRRVFQRLDIDYMRIDPKTGMTNLQLMKKGRAPIWQDGTAIELHHLIQREPGSMVELPDSMHKEYDKILHRLVENGGSFRNDPVLKKQYENFRSKYWRWRAKQIDKAEL from the coding sequence ATGGTCCAGCATCCAGTCGAAACAGCAGAAAGCATCGGTGAAGGAGTCAAAGCCGTTTGGGATGACCCAAAAGGTGTAGCTAAAACCATCGGTAACGAAATTAAAGACTCCTGGAACGAACAGGTTATAAATGGCGATGCCGAAAGCAGAGGCCACTACTTTTCCTACCTAACCGCTAACGTTGCCATGAGCATAGTCGGCACAAAGGGAGCGGACAAGCTCGCAAAAACGACGAAGCTTGAACAACTCAGTGGTGCCGCCACGAAGAAACTGAATGAAGGTGCCGCAGCTATTAACGTGCGTACGCAGTCAGCTCTGCAGAACTTGGGACTGGATAACCGTTTAGCATATCCAGGTGTTGGATCTGTGAAGGGGAATGGCGGGTATCAGTTTATTGAGTGTGTGGATGGTGGTCATGGGGTTGGGACGAAGGTTAGGGATGAGAAGGTTGCTGAGGGTACGGGTAAAGAATATAAAAACTATAAGGATGTAGAATATACTGGAACAACTAAAGTTAATGGAGAAGTAAGGGATATTAGCAGACGGGTTTTTCAAAGGTTAGATATTGATTATATGAGAATTGACCCTAAAACTGGTATGACAAATCTCCAATTAATGAAAAAAGGAAGAGCACCAATTTGGCAAGATGGGACTGCTATAGAACTTCATCATTTAATTCAAAGAGAGCCCGGATCAATGGTGGAGCTCCCGGATAGTATGCATAAGGAGTATGATAAAATATTGCATCGCTTAGTGGAGAATGGTGGAAGCTTTAGAAACGACCCTGTGTTAAAAAAGCAATATGAAAATTTCAGGTCGAAATATTGGAGATGGAGAGCTAAGCAAATAGATAAAGCTGAATTATAA
- a CDS encoding SMI1/KNR4 family protein, with the protein MNKEELTNFIKINMESDDFTGGVDKKQVDYVQDTLQLKLPESYKWFLTNYGSGGLFGVDILGVAKSNIASVVIETESYRDLGMSENLVVIEDIGEYAYCLDTSNMENKECPVIAWDRQGGLDDYNTAKNFYEFLSQRLLNAKEAWEEEF; encoded by the coding sequence ATGAATAAAGAGGAATTAACCAATTTTATTAAGATAAATATGGAATCAGATGACTTTACTGGTGGAGTAGATAAAAAACAAGTTGATTATGTTCAAGATACCCTACAGTTAAAATTGCCAGAAAGTTATAAGTGGTTTTTAACTAATTATGGCTCCGGTGGGTTATTTGGTGTTGATATTTTAGGGGTTGCTAAGTCTAATATAGCTTCTGTTGTTATTGAAACAGAGAGTTATAGGGATTTAGGAATGAGTGAGAATTTAGTAGTTATTGAAGATATTGGGGAATATGCTTATTGTCTAGACACTAGTAATATGGAAAACAAGGAGTGTCCAGTAATAGCATGGGATAGACAAGGTGGACTTGATGACTACAATACAGCAAAGAATTTTTATGAGTTTTTATCACAAAGGTTATTGAATGCAAAAGAAGCATGGGAAGAAGAGTTTTAA
- a CDS encoding WXG100 family type VII secretion target, with amino-acid sequence MIQHPVETAESIGERVKAVWDDPKGVAKTIGNEIKDSWNEQVINGDAKSRGHYFSYLTANVAMSIVGTKGADKLAKTTKLEQLSGAATKKLNEGAAAINVRTQSALQNLGLNGLDNRLAYAGVGSVKGNDGYQFIERVDGGNGGNQKTGEKAIAKGIDDVKPGDTSSLAPGGGLAAHELKGGHLIERHVGKTDEELLERIKNNPRINGSSTFTDRATADKVASKVLNNSKNIEKIQKWLSDSNSRPKLQLKYQGDGEIIGKSVSRNSEVVENVTNAKIILKKSNDGNFILTGYPVK; translated from the coding sequence ATGATCCAGCATCCAGTCGAAACAGCAGAAAGCATCGGTGAAAGAGTCAAAGCTGTTTGGGATGATCCAAAAGGCGTAGCTAAAACCATCGGTAACGAAATTAAAGACTCTTGGAATGAACAGGTTATAAACGGCGATGCAAAAAGCAGAGGGCACTATTTTTCCTACCTAACCGCTAACGTTGCCATGAGCATAGTCGGCACAAAGGGAGCGGACAAGCTCGCAAAAACGACGAAGCTTGAACAACTCAGCGGTGCCGCCACGAAGAAACTGAATGAAGGTGCCGCAGCCATTAACGTGCGTACGCAGTCAGCTCTGCAGAACTTGGGCCTGAATGGACTGGATAACCGTTTAGCATATGCAGGTGTTGGATCTGTGAAGGGGAATGACGGGTATCAGTTTATTGAGCGTGTGGATGGTGGCAATGGGGGTAATCAGAAGACTGGGGAGAAAGCTATTGCCAAGGGTATAGATGATGTTAAACCAGGAGATACAAGTTCTCTTGCACCTGGTGGTGGATTGGCTGCACATGAGCTAAAAGGTGGTCATTTAATTGAAAGACACGTTGGAAAAACTGATGAAGAATTACTAGAAAGAATAAAAAATAATCCTAGAATTAACGGCTCTTCTACTTTTACAGATAGGGCTACTGCTGATAAAGTTGCTAGTAAAGTTCTTAATAACTCTAAGAATATCGAAAAAATTCAAAAGTGGCTATCTGACTCAAATAGTAGACCTAAATTACAATTAAAATACCAGGGTGACGGAGAAATAATTGGCAAGAGTGTTTCAAGAAATTCGGAAGTAGTGGAGAATGTAACAAACGCAAAGATTATTCTAAAAAAGAGTAACGATGGTAATTTTATTTTAACAGGATATCCTGTTAAATAG
- a CDS encoding contact-dependent growth inhibition system immunity protein: MDKNYNYLEEFEDFLGGTFHQDISSPEQALDEFINEVSRECLVSTINDCEEFLNNHLTKEEKEEFIQSNTEVYFPAIEVTPLQWLYTLVEQMREGLKTK, translated from the coding sequence ATGGATAAAAACTATAATTACTTAGAGGAATTTGAAGATTTTTTAGGAGGTACATTTCATCAAGATATTAGTTCTCCTGAGCAAGCCTTAGATGAATTTATAAATGAAGTCAGTAGAGAATGTTTGGTGTCTACAATAAATGATTGTGAAGAATTCTTAAATAATCATTTAACAAAAGAAGAGAAAGAAGAATTTATTCAAAGTAATACAGAAGTTTATTTTCCAGCTATTGAAGTAACTCCTTTACAGTGGCTGTATACATTAGTAGAACAGATGCGAGAAGGATTAAAAACAAAGTAA
- a CDS encoding DUF3243 domain-containing protein: protein MNNNTKTVENKVENKLNEMSQEKKDRILASFTEFQTYLGDKVSKGEKLGLSDDQLALAAKKIGDYLAKHEEPQNAEEYLLQELWKVGNDEEQRHLAHMLVKLVKE from the coding sequence ATGAACAATAATACGAAAACAGTTGAAAACAAGGTAGAGAATAAGCTAAACGAAATGAGCCAAGAAAAGAAAGACAGAATTCTTGCTAGCTTTACCGAATTCCAAACGTACTTAGGAGATAAAGTTTCAAAAGGTGAGAAACTAGGGTTAAGTGATGATCAGCTGGCTTTAGCAGCTAAAAAAATCGGGGATTACCTAGCAAAACACGAGGAACCACAAAACGCAGAAGAATACTTACTACAAGAGCTATGGAAAGTTGGTAATGATGAGGAACAACGCCACCTTGCTCATATGCTTGTTAAATTGGTTAAAGAGTAA
- a CDS encoding LysE family translocator: protein MTILIIHLVVLGISLAAPLGPIKVEMIKRGIAGGFWPSWLIGLGGVTGDFLFLVVIYLGAEHLFQHHLVVVFTYLLGGFFLIKLGLSSLSKQHSFKQEDMKTTLAPWYKTFSVGFLIALLNPLNIVFWFGVYGSTLQEMTQTMSHSLSFLYSLFILGGIILWNLNVAFTVHFGRNLLTDKFLKNISVVAGGVLILYGVWFIVRFGKEILAFI, encoded by the coding sequence GTGACTATTCTAATTATTCACCTAGTGGTATTGGGAATCAGTCTTGCAGCACCATTAGGGCCGATTAAAGTAGAGATGATCAAGCGAGGAATTGCAGGTGGTTTTTGGCCTTCTTGGCTTATCGGCCTGGGAGGAGTTACGGGAGATTTCCTGTTTCTAGTCGTCATTTATTTAGGAGCTGAACATTTATTTCAACATCACTTGGTGGTTGTGTTTACATACTTGTTAGGTGGTTTTTTTCTCATTAAACTCGGACTAAGCAGCCTATCGAAACAGCATTCGTTCAAGCAGGAAGATATGAAAACCACTTTAGCTCCGTGGTATAAAACGTTTTCTGTTGGCTTTTTAATTGCGTTATTGAATCCTTTAAATATTGTATTTTGGTTTGGTGTTTATGGCTCTACCTTACAGGAAATGACGCAGACGATGTCTCATTCTCTTTCTTTTCTCTACAGCTTATTTATTCTAGGGGGAATTATCCTTTGGAATCTGAACGTGGCTTTCACGGTACACTTCGGTCGAAATCTTTTGACAGATAAATTTTTGAAAAATATCTCGGTGGTTGCTGGGGGTGTGCTGATTTTATATGGTGTGTGGTTTATCGTTCGGTTTGGTAAAGAGATTTTAGCGTTTATATAA
- a CDS encoding HD domain-containing protein, whose translation MDKSMYKNFDYLRLIDNYKEYNNPFSHDFNIIFQSSPCQLLSEKMQLIPDPKHYNNRLSHSLDVCKIACLIVDYLNVIMEKNHIKLINKELIKAISFAHDIGHPPFGHTGERSLDQIMLKSGGFESNAQTIRLMISDQFNVTFRTLISLLKHKRIIPNVRKEGTELIKGYYGYMSGDIERLLSIYQENVLEQYIIDMADTISYVISDIKDLIVFLGKTRFIQLVNMYFTVDTLFEDSRHIFKHIGTKELLYLVTDIIKDINENILGPILNSIENKTKARCEQSIISKFVNNISLKVNDIDPMYSELEIPIQDQLKLFLLNQITRKCFLESEFNKGIDTKIDLRINKTFEYLFSLNTDVTILPLEQQNVQNLLSITNDTNKARYVCDLMCQLSENQILHLISHLEERIILT comes from the coding sequence ATGGATAAAAGTATGTATAAAAATTTTGATTATCTAAGACTTATTGATAATTACAAAGAATATAATAATCCTTTTTCACATGACTTTAACATAATATTCCAATCTTCGCCATGTCAGTTATTATCAGAAAAAATGCAGTTAATTCCTGATCCTAAACATTATAATAATCGTTTATCTCATAGTTTAGACGTATGTAAAATCGCATGTTTAATCGTAGATTACCTGAATGTAATTATGGAAAAGAACCATATTAAATTAATTAATAAAGAATTAATAAAAGCAATTAGTTTTGCTCATGATATTGGACACCCTCCTTTCGGGCATACAGGTGAACGATCTTTAGATCAAATTATGCTTAAAAGTGGAGGGTTTGAATCAAATGCCCAAACAATTAGGTTAATGATTAGTGATCAGTTCAATGTAACTTTTAGAACATTAATTTCATTATTAAAACATAAAAGAATAATTCCTAACGTTAGAAAAGAAGGTACAGAATTAATTAAGGGATATTATGGATATATGAGTGGTGATATAGAACGTTTACTTTCAATATACCAAGAAAATGTCCTAGAACAATACATTATAGACATGGCAGATACAATATCATATGTCATTTCTGATATTAAAGATTTAATAGTTTTTTTAGGGAAAACGAGGTTTATTCAATTAGTTAATATGTACTTTACTGTTGATACACTGTTTGAAGATTCAAGACATATCTTCAAACATATAGGTACAAAGGAATTGCTTTATTTAGTTACTGATATTATTAAAGATATTAATGAAAATATCCTCGGACCTATACTGAATAGTATTGAGAATAAAACAAAAGCAAGGTGTGAACAATCAATAATTAGCAAATTTGTAAACAATATATCGCTCAAGGTTAATGATATAGATCCAATGTATAGTGAGTTAGAAATTCCTATACAAGATCAATTAAAGCTTTTTTTGCTGAATCAAATTACACGTAAATGTTTTTTAGAAAGTGAATTTAATAAAGGTATAGATACCAAGATAGATCTCCGTATAAACAAAACCTTTGAATACTTATTTAGCTTAAATACAGATGTAACGATACTCCCTTTAGAACAGCAAAATGTACAGAACTTGTTAAGTATTACTAATGATACTAATAAAGCAAGATATGTTTG